The following nucleotide sequence is from Nitrospira sp..
ATTCGCATGATCGATGGGGGCCGGAGGTTGCAGGCCAGGGATCGATATGCTACACATCGGCCCGCAGTTTTTGAACGATGGCAAAACCCGACCACGACGCACCGGATCGAATTTTCACCTTGGCGGAAGCCAATGAACTGCTTCCTCAGCTCGTCGACCGCTTCGCCGTCATTCGCCGCGCCAAAACAGTCATCACATCCACCAAGGATGAGATTGGGAAAGCCAGTGCTCGAGCGGCTTTCGGCGGAGGCAGTCTCGCCGGACCTTCTTATATCAGGGCCCTCCATGAAATCAGCGGAAGCCTGCAGACCATCCACGAATTGGGCGTGGTGATCAAGGATGTCGACTTGGGCCTCTGCGATTTTCCGGCCATGCTGGGAGGGCGCATGGTCTACCTCTGCTGGAAACTGGGCGAAGACCACATCGAATGGTGGCATGAAGTTTCCTCAGGCTTCAAGGATCGCCGCCCACTGGATGACACCACTCCTTAATCATCTCCATTTTCAGACACACGCCGATGAAATTTGTGATACTGGGTTTTGACGGGCCGGATGGCCAAGCAAAGCGCAAGATCCATCGCCCAGCCCACCTGG
It contains:
- a CDS encoding DUF2203 domain-containing protein translates to MAKPDHDAPDRIFTLAEANELLPQLVDRFAVIRRAKTVITSTKDEIGKASARAAFGGGSLAGPSYIRALHEISGSLQTIHELGVVIKDVDLGLCDFPAMLGGRMVYLCWKLGEDHIEWWHEVSSGFKDRRPLDDTTP